The Rouxiella sp. WC2420 region GCCTGATGCATAAGATCACGCATTTGCTGGCGTTGCTGTTCGGTTAAATTAATTCCGTCGAACATCGTGTTACGCCTATCCAACATATTGCCATCATGAGCTAAAGTATCTGCAGGCAAAGATTTAGCGCTTTCTGCCAACACTACACTTGAACTAAGTGAGAGCATTGAGGCCATAATCATTGCAGCTACCTTACACATCACGAACTCCTATATATTTTCGCACTGAGCGAATCATTGAAAAGCAGTCTAACCCTGGAGCTGCAAACTAGCGTCAGTGCTTGTAAAACTACGTAAAGTCATGGAATAGCGGCAATTGATGACGTATTTTGCGTCTAGAGGTAAATACAATGAATAAAATTTTGTTAGTTGATGACGATCGTGAACTGACTTCACTTTTGAAAGAATTGTTAGAAATCGAAGGATTTAGCGTTGTGGTTGCCTACGACGGCGAGCAGGCGCTGGAGAAGCTCGACAGCAGCATCGGGCTTTTACTGCTCGATGTCATGATGCCGAAGAAAAACGGCATTGAGACATTAAAAGAACTGCGCCAGCGTCATCAAACGCCGGTAATCATGTTAACAGCCCGTGGAAGCGAGCTGGACAAAGTGCTGGGCCTCGAACTTGGCGCAGACGACTACTTGCCTAAGCCATTTAACGATCGCGAGCTGGTAGCGCGCATCAGGGCCATGCTGCGCCGCTCAAACTGGAGCGAGCAACAGCAGGCCGGCGAAACCAACAGTTCACCGACTCTCGAGGTTGATGGTCTTCAGCTTAACCCTGGTCGCCAGGAAGCCAGCTTTGACGGGCAGCCGCTCGACTTGACCGGCACCGAATTTACCCTGCTGTATCTGTTGGCAAAACACTTAGGCCAAGTGGTTTCACGCGAGCATCTAAGCCAGGAAGTATTGGGCAAACGCCTGACGCCATTCGACCGCGCCATTGATATGCATATTTCCAACCTGCGCCGCAAACTGCCGGATCGCCAGGATGGACACCCATGGTTTAAAACGCTGCGTGGCCGCGGCTATCTGATGGTATCAGCTACATGATCAACAGCCTTACAGCGCGTATTTTTGCCATTTTCTGGTTTACCCTCGCGCTGGTGCTCATGTTGGTGTTGATGGTACCCAAGCTCGACTCTCGTCAGTTGACCCCGTTGCTCGACAGTGAACAGCGGCAAGGGCTGATGATTGAACAACACGTTGAAGCCGAGCTTGCAGGCGATCCGGCGAATGACCTGATGTGGTGGCGCCGACTGTTTCGCGCTATCGACAAATGGGCGCCGCCGGGCCAGCGTTTGCTGCTGGTCACCAGTGAAGGCCGGGTGATTGGGGCGCAACGCAATGAAATGCAGATTGTGCGTAACTTTATCGGCCAGTCTGACAACTCCGATCGCCCCAAGAAAAAGAAATACGGTCGCGTAGAGATGGTCGGGCCTTTTGCCGTGCGTGATGGCGAAGATAACTACCAGCTGTACCTTATCCGTCCAGCAGGCAGCGCCCAGTCCGACTTTATCAACCTGATGTTTGACCGTCCGCTGCTGCTGCTGATTGTCACCATGTTAATCAGTGCTCCGCTGCTGCTCTGGCTGGCCTGGAGCCTGGCGAAACCGGCGCGTCAGTTAAAAAATGCCGCCGACGATGTGGCGCGCGGTAATCTTAAACAGCATCCAGAGCTGGAATCCGGCCCGCAGGAATTTTTGGCTACCGGTGTCAGCTTTAACCAGATGGTTAGTGCGCTTGAACGTATGATGACCGCGCAACAGCGGCTGATTTCTGATATCTCTCACGAATTACGTACCCCTCTGACTCGCTTACAGCTGGCTACGGCGTTATTACGTCGCCGCCACGGAGAAGGCAAAGAGTTGCAGCGTATCGAAATGGAAGCCCAGCGGCTGGACGGCATGATCAACGATCTGCTGGTGTTGTCACGCAGTCAGCACAAAAACGAGCTGACACGCGAACAATTGAAAGCCAATGAACTTTGGGCTGATGTCATTGATAACGCACAGTTTGAAGCCGAACAAGTTGGCAAGACTCTTGAAGTCACCGCCCCTCCGGGTCCTTGGAGGCTGATTGGTAATCCGAATGCCCTGGACAGCGCGCTGGAAAACATCGTGCGTAACGCCTTGCGCTATTCACATCAACACATTGCGCTGAATTTCACGGCGGACAGCGATGGCGTCACCATCATGGTCGATGACGATGGTCCAGGCGTGAGCGAAGAAGATCGCGAACAGATTTTCCGTCCGTTCTACCGTACCGATGAAGCCCGCGATCGCGAGTCTGGCGGTACCGGCCTGGGGCTGGCAATCGTTGAAACGGCGGTGCAGCAACATCGGGGTTGGGTAAGAGCCGAGGACAGCCCTTTGGGCGGTCTACGTCTGATTATTTGGTTGCCGCTGCAACAACGGTGAAGATTCTGCTATCCTGCGTCCCTCAAGACTTAGAGGGGCGCGGTCCGCATGCTTAACATTGTTTTATTTGAACCAGAAATCCCACCAAACACCGGCAATATTATTCGCCTATGCGCCAACACTGGCTGCCAGCTGCATCTGATTAAACCAATGGGTTTTGCCTGGGATGACAAACGCCTGCGTCGCGCTGGTCTGGATTATCACGAATTTACCAACATCAAGCATCATGAAAACTATGACGCTTTTTTAGCGAGTGAAGCGCCACAACGCCTGTTTGCTCTGACCACCAAAGGCACACCGGCACACAGCGCCGTGTCTTATCAGGACAATGACTATTTGCTGTTTGGTCCGGAAAGTCGCGGCCTGCCTGCCACCATTCTCGATAATCTGCCGCCCGAGCATAAAATCCGCATCCCAATGCAGCCAGACAGCCGCAGCATGAACCTGTCGAACGCCGTTTCTGTAGTGGTATATGAAGCTTGGAGACAACTGGGCTACCCTGGTGCAGTGATTAAAGAGCTGCCAAAGGAAGCGTAATTCCGCGGGTTGTAGGATATAGGGCTTAAGACAAGACGGGGAAACCAGTCTTGAGAGAAAAGTATTTACGTTGCTAGTGCAGAACTGAAACGGCATGCGAACACATGCCGCCGAAATATTAGATACCGTCGCCGAACTCGAATCCTTGAGTGCCGTTGAAGTACTGGTTCATGTCCATTGAAGGTTTTTCGCTTTCTGGACGACCAACAATCCGTGCTGGAACACCTGCTGCCGTGACGTGCGGCGGTATTGACTGCAACACAACCGAATTAGCACCAATTTTTGCCCCGGCACCCACTTCGATATTGCCCAGAATCTTCGCTCCTGCGCCAATCATCACCCCTTCACGGATTTTTGGATGACGATCGCCTACTGTCTTACCGGTACCGCCCAGAGTAACGGATTGCAGAATAGAGACGTCATTTTCAACCACTGCGGTTTCGCCGATCACAATGCCGGTGGCATGATCGAGCATGATCCCACAGCCGATTCGTGCCGCAGGGTGGATATCTACGCCAAAGGTCACAGAGATTTGATTCTGGAAATATACCGCCAGCGCCTGACGATCCTGCTTCCACAGCCAGTTGCCGATGCGGTAAGCCTGCAACGCATGGAAACCTTTAAGATAAAGCAGCGGCGTTGAATATTTATCGACCGCAGCATCGCGGGAATGCACGGCAAGAATATCGCGCGCTGCCGACAGGGTCATCTGCTCGTCGTTACGGTAAGCCTCTTCGACTACTTCACGAATGGCGATAGCAGGCATAATTGGGCTGCCCAACTTGTTGGCAAGAATATAGCTCAGCGCACTCCCGAGGGTTTCGTGCTTGAGCAATGTCGAATGGAAAAAGCTCGCCAGCATAGGTTCACACTCAGCCAGTGCTCTCGCTTCTGATTTAATGTTGTTCCACACCAGTTCCAACTCTTCTGACGACATCATCTTTCCTTAAAGCGAATTAAATAAAGCTCTGTAACAGAGAATAGCAAGCCGACCAGTCTTTAACACTGGCGGCTTCATATCAATCGCATTGCTGTGCCGGTTCAGCGGCTGCCCGACTCATCTTTACTGGCGCGAGCCAGCAGGCTGGTTGCAGCTTCACGCGCGTCTTTACCGTTATACAACACCTGATAAATCTGTTCGGTAATCGGCATCTCGACGTTAAAACGCTGCGCCAGAGCTCGAACCTCTTTGGTGTTGCGATAACCTTCGACCACCTGACCAATCTTGTCCTGAGCACTCTGCACGTCGAGGCCCTCTCCCAGCATAATACCGAAGCGACGATTGCGTGATTGATTATCCGTGCAGGTTAGCACCAAATCACCCAGCCCAGCCATGCCCATAAAGGTGGCCGGAGAGGCGCCCAATGCCGAACCCAGGCGACTCATTTCGGCTAATCCGCGGGTGATCAGGGCGGTGCGCGCATTAGCACCAAAACCGATACCGTCAGACATGCCTGCGCCGATGGCGATTACGTTTTTCACCGCTCCGCCGAGCTGAACACCGATAAAATCAGGATTACTGTATACGCGGAAACTTTTCCCGCAGTGCAGCAATTGCTGCAAATCTTCACCAAATTGCGCGTCGGTTGAGGCCAGCGCGATAGCCGTTGGCATACCTGCAGCTAATTCTTTGGCAAAGGTCGGCCCGGAAACCACGGCCAGAGGAATGGTATCGCCCAGTTCTTCGCGTGCGACATCTTGCAGCAGACGGCCCGTCTCGGCTTCGAGGCCTTTGGTCGCCCAGACAATGCGGGCATCGGCGCGTAAGAAAGGTTTGATTTGACGCAAAACGTCGCCGAATACGTGGCTTGGAACCACCACCAACACATCGCGGCTAGCCGCTACAGCGTCGGAAAGGTCGGTCTCAAGAA contains the following coding sequences:
- the cpxR gene encoding envelope stress response regulator transcription factor CpxR — its product is MNKILLVDDDRELTSLLKELLEIEGFSVVVAYDGEQALEKLDSSIGLLLLDVMMPKKNGIETLKELRQRHQTPVIMLTARGSELDKVLGLELGADDYLPKPFNDRELVARIRAMLRRSNWSEQQQAGETNSSPTLEVDGLQLNPGRQEASFDGQPLDLTGTEFTLLYLLAKHLGQVVSREHLSQEVLGKRLTPFDRAIDMHISNLRRKLPDRQDGHPWFKTLRGRGYLMVSAT
- the trmL gene encoding tRNA (uridine(34)/cytosine(34)/5-carboxymethylaminomethyluridine(34)-2'-O)-methyltransferase TrmL, translated to MLNIVLFEPEIPPNTGNIIRLCANTGCQLHLIKPMGFAWDDKRLRRAGLDYHEFTNIKHHENYDAFLASEAPQRLFALTTKGTPAHSAVSYQDNDYLLFGPESRGLPATILDNLPPEHKIRIPMQPDSRSMNLSNAVSVVVYEAWRQLGYPGAVIKELPKEA
- the cpxA gene encoding envelope stress sensor histidine kinase CpxA — its product is MINSLTARIFAIFWFTLALVLMLVLMVPKLDSRQLTPLLDSEQRQGLMIEQHVEAELAGDPANDLMWWRRLFRAIDKWAPPGQRLLLVTSEGRVIGAQRNEMQIVRNFIGQSDNSDRPKKKKYGRVEMVGPFAVRDGEDNYQLYLIRPAGSAQSDFINLMFDRPLLLLIVTMLISAPLLLWLAWSLAKPARQLKNAADDVARGNLKQHPELESGPQEFLATGVSFNQMVSALERMMTAQQRLISDISHELRTPLTRLQLATALLRRRHGEGKELQRIEMEAQRLDGMINDLLVLSRSQHKNELTREQLKANELWADVIDNAQFEAEQVGKTLEVTAPPGPWRLIGNPNALDSALENIVRNALRYSHQHIALNFTADSDGVTIMVDDDGPGVSEEDREQIFRPFYRTDEARDRESGGTGLGLAIVETAVQQHRGWVRAEDSPLGGLRLIIWLPLQQR
- the cysE gene encoding serine O-acetyltransferase, yielding MSSEELELVWNNIKSEARALAECEPMLASFFHSTLLKHETLGSALSYILANKLGSPIMPAIAIREVVEEAYRNDEQMTLSAARDILAVHSRDAAVDKYSTPLLYLKGFHALQAYRIGNWLWKQDRQALAVYFQNQISVTFGVDIHPAARIGCGIMLDHATGIVIGETAVVENDVSILQSVTLGGTGKTVGDRHPKIREGVMIGAGAKILGNIEVGAGAKIGANSVVLQSIPPHVTAAGVPARIVGRPESEKPSMDMNQYFNGTQGFEFGDGI
- the gpsA gene encoding NAD(P)H-dependent glycerol-3-phosphate dehydrogenase, translating into MKTVNASMTVIGAGSYGTALAITLARNGHPVVLWGHNAAHIKVLQSARCNEAFLPGVTFPDTLILETDLSDAVAASRDVLVVVPSHVFGDVLRQIKPFLRADARIVWATKGLEAETGRLLQDVAREELGDTIPLAVVSGPTFAKELAAGMPTAIALASTDAQFGEDLQQLLHCGKSFRVYSNPDFIGVQLGGAVKNVIAIGAGMSDGIGFGANARTALITRGLAEMSRLGSALGASPATFMGMAGLGDLVLTCTDNQSRNRRFGIMLGEGLDVQSAQDKIGQVVEGYRNTKEVRALAQRFNVEMPITEQIYQVLYNGKDAREAATSLLARASKDESGSR